The genomic DNA CTTACTtttcttttatacttttttaatgaagacttttgtatatttttatataaatacttttttgctttcttaggtttcccttttttttcttctttttttgacattgtatacatgcaattgcatattttttaatttttaatttttaattgtgttttatttatttattcatacttttgaccacatacaattattgatttgtataaatttgtatatttgttttactagttttattttatttttgtatgttttgtttgtttttatgtttacttTAGTTATCAGCTTTGTCTACCAAtcgtaaaattttttgacaataaagcaatTGATTAATTGATAACTctcataaaaaaactttcagCAATTTCACCTCCTGGCAGTGGAAGtttttactataataataaagGGACAAATAGTATTGTTCTCATGGCACTTGCCGATGCTAATTATAGAATTACATATGTCAATATTGGAGCGAATGGGAGAGTATCTGatggatgattttttaataatagtggaTTAGCAACAGCCTTgcaagaaaatacaataaatttgccTCCCCCAGAGCCATTACCTGGGCGTACAAAGCAAGTACCATATTATTTAGTCGTTGCCGATGATGCCTTTGCGCTTAAGCCATATTTAATGAAACCATATCCATTTAGCAATCAACCTGGTATTAATCGTATTTACAATTATCGTCCCTCGAGGGCCAGACGAATCGTGGAGAATGTATTTGGCATGATAGCAACTAAAACCCATTCTGCTAGCACCGGAAAAAGTTATAAcaattacaaaaacaatatgTGTCCTCCATAATTTTCTTATGTCACGTAACACCTCTATAAATGAATATGCGCCGACTGGTACTTTTGATGGTGACAATGAAGAAATGGGAAATTGGCGCAATGAAACCTAGAGACAATATGTTCAAAACGACAATGTTCACGATTACTCAGTAATAGCTAAAGAAATCCGTGAAGAATTTCGTGATTACTTTGTTTCGGCGGAAGGTGAAGTTTCTTGGCAatctaaacatatttaaaataatggtaaaacttcaataaacatacataatttaaaactatagtacttttttttaccaataaattatCCTCGGTCCCTAATGTTATGTTTTGATCAAATATAAACTTAATGAAATCGAAGTATTCCCAGGAACTCTTATTCTCTTGTCTATATCTTTGCTTGAGTGTGGAGATTATGAAGTTTTCGTTGAATTTCAGCATCAGTTTTTCTGCTATAAATTTTACTGCCTGCTGCTTTTTACTTCTATCTccatatatttttgattttatttcccACAGCTCCGGAAACCCttcaaaaatacttattaattcGCACGTATCTTCTTTGGACCATACACGTTTGCCCTCCATTTTGCTTTTCTTGTACTATTTAACTTGCACCCAACTTTCAACAAAACggaaaagaaattataacttGCTAAAGAACTGTCCTGATTTGTTTAGACCTGCAATAATTTATGATGCAACTACTTGACCGTAAGCTTTGCTACTTGCTGGGAGAGCACTCTCGGACACTGTTTACATTATGCAACTTGCGATAATTTTACTTGCTCGTGTAAATTAGGCTTAATAGCCAGCATAGTGCGAGCCGAAACTTCTAAGCAAGTTGCTGGTAGATTATCTTGCCTACACAGGTATGACAATGGAGATGGTATTTGTGGGCAAGGGATGAACAATCTGCTGTAATGTGCTGTATTGTTTCCGGCGAACGGAGATATTTACGATATCTATCTTCCACTAACGCAGGATCTCGAACAATATATTTAAGGCAATTTTTAGTGGCTTATATCTGATCTTGAAGTGGGCACGTAAATTTGTCAGTTTCCAAAAATAGATCCTCATAAGTCAGCCAGTAGTTTGATGCAACTATATCTACATTTTTGGCATATTGGAGTTGAAATGAGGTTGTTTTCCATGCAGGGCTTTTTGTTTACAGGTATTAATTTGCTGTTAAATTTGGTCTACATTCTTTACTAATTGGTGTAACGTTAGCTGCCTTTAGATTTTATGGGGTATATCTCTCGTCCGCCAAAGTAGCCGCTTTGGAAGTACTTCTGCAAGTTGGCTATTTACATAACGAAGAGATGAAATATTAAGCACTTCTCTACCTTTGTTGcatattcttattaatttaaatatacttattattttacaatttatatatattatttttaatataagatcTTTATGTTCTGGATTTTATGATGTTCAGGATTTTGTTGCGGAGGAGAGATTTCAAGTGGTATCATTAATTGAGACAAGGCTAAAGGATAGAGATGCTTGCGGTGGTGGGGTAGCCTTATATATACATActtctcttaaatttaaaattttaaaaacaccaGAGCAGCGGAGCTATCTCGAATAAATTTGGGTGAATGTAAAAGTGAAcggaaattttgaattttggatcTATACCTGCCATATTTATACCTGTCTATATATTATCTCTATAGACCTGCCCACCTAAATGTCAGTTGTTTTATTTGATACGGGTTTTAATATTGACCTTTCACATACCTATATATGATAGTGCAACCTGTAAGCAACTGTTTgttcgttaaaaaaatataagtgaagaCAACTTGCAGAAAGGTAAGCTCTTATATTAAGACGTCTTTTTTTTTCTCCGATTTTCGAACCTTTCGATACGATAAGGCTTATTACTTTGGTTGTATTTTTCTGGTTTTTGgtgttatatacagggtgtttggcggagggttagccaaacttggtgggcatatagataggctcagataaaagatattttcttaataaacgtgtgttctaaaagtcttgggtttttttatatcattgattttgtgttattttcaggattttcaaaaaattatgccttttgacatctttaaattttttcagcatatttttcacgtttttttcttacatttgtatttagtctgtaatgtatcctgaatctaaaaaatcaatatcaagtacaaataataccgaaataattcgttttgagctcaaaaagttaatacaagtagcaaaataAGTTACGAAAGGTAAttttaacttgacgcaaaaaaaaaaaaaaaatctatcaagatgttcaggtagttttaaaaacatctccagttaatactctttttaatgatatacgatgtgtaacacaaagccgactaacttgccacaattcatgactttaaaagaaaataaagtaaaaaaatttttttttttattttatgtatttatttcaaaattacaaattttgttgaaactgcACTTCCCGGCTCTTATACATGCCCTACATCGCCGTCGCATTTCTACTGTCGTATAGCGATGTATTTGCATTtcaaaccactttttcctataacatttttttatatcttgcctagaaatactagtttacctactcataaaatttaaaaaaagcttgatttaaaaaaatagaaatatgctaaattttattttttaatcaagcagggctgaatgccaaacggtcaaattttaaccccaaaaattttgtaatttttacgtaaaaattCGCTCAttttgggacacactgtatattggACATCACTAAACTGTGGTACAACCAATTCTATCGATTTATAATCACCTATACTACCGTCCTCAATTAAAAAGCGGtatctgcaaaaaaatcaaaaatcgacttttttctATATGTGGGCTCCTtgtaggtttatttatttaccaacaaCGTCTTAAAGCCGTATCTGGTTTTttactcctaaaataaaataattttaatatgtcgTATGTGAGAAACGGCAATAGATGAGCTCAGTCAAAAAGCGGTAACTGCAGTATGCTCAATTAAAAAGCGGTATGTGCATGCACGTGTCATGTACATGTACTTGACGCATTTACCGCGTTTTTACTGAGGCTCGCGTGGCAAATTCGCTCATTCGCGTTTGCACAGCCATCTTTACTCATGATAAAGAAGGTTGTGGGGTTTGCAGTACGTTTGGGAACGGGTGGATTCTTaagatttgatttcaatttggCGCTTTTTTTGTGATAATTtgtaatagttttaataaaagttgttgcCTTTTAAGTGTAGTGGGAGTAGCTTAAAAGATTGCTCACGACCGAACGAGGTATATGTTATCTATGGCTTCAGGGAAAAATGAAGACCTCTCTTTACAAAAGGATACGATTGATGCCAATCTGTAAGTAAATGTATAAATCCAAAAGATTTGTTATTCTAATCCTGAAGTCTAGCTAGattttttcaagtaaattaatttaatttagtacttaattttaataaaaaaatatttttttggaaaatcttaatttttgtgttttagcTGTTTATATCGTCAAAATAAGATGCTAATAAAACTATAATTGATAAATTTACtgaaataagaaagttagtttttttaaactttaaatatttatagaaatacagtaaaatgttattttttagtgcTACGTTGGAACCCATTGCTATAAATACCGTCGATCAGGGAAGTAACTCTTCAGACTACGTGTTGCAGGAATTACAGCCTATATCCCATTATTTATCAGCAGAAAATGTTAATCAAGATTTTCTTAAGATTGAGGCATCCTGCTCTATTTCAAATAACAAGGTTTCGATTTCGctagaaattattaatattgacGACGTTATTATTGAACCTTTTGACAACATTAATTCAGTACAAAAGGACTCAAGTGACATCATACTGGCAACAACGGAATCTATTAGGCCAACAACACCGGATGCACCTTTACAAATGTTAGGTAATGTAGCATTTGGAAATgccattttataatttttttaacatatttgtattGTAACAGGTGGCGATCAAGCAAGTCACAAAGAGTCTGTAAATTCAGAAGATGATACTGATGAAGATGACGAGATCGAGGAGTTGTGTTTAGCTCAACTTGCTAAGAAATTAAAAGTATCACCGCAAAGTCAGAAAGATGGTAAATGTTTTATAATGGTTATTTGcaaatgttttcttaattttcaggTATcgttaaataaagttaattgtttttattttagtagaCCCAgaagaaaacatgaaaaaaaaagaaaagtctGCATTGACTTGAAGACCaggaaattaaataaagtaaaattaatggCTGAAAAACATCCGGTGCTGTCTGGATGTAAAACTAACTGCAAAAAAAGTTGTTCTTCTATTATAAGCGGAGAGACAAGGcgcaaaataaactgtaaattttGGAAAGTTCAAAAAGGGACAGAAAATGTTTCATTCTAAATAGCTGTAAGCGATTAACAGTAAAACGAAGAACGGGAGAATATGTTGCAAGAAAAACTAACACGTTTAAGTATTATCTAGATAATGAGTAAGGTGAGTCTGTAAATGTATGCAAAACCTTTTATTTACCTACATTAGGATACAAAACCTAATAATGACCGCATATTACATGACACATTATCAAAGACACCTAAAGGACAGTTTACTCCTGTTCAACATGGACGCATAGGATAACGCTCGATGAAAAAAATAGATGACGCTGATATTAATGCTCATATTTCACCCAGAGGTTTTCCATTATCGCAGAGAACATGCGCCGAACACTCGAAACCTTGGTAGTGATGTGTCAATCGCCCTCATGCATAGAGATTTTCAGAAAAAGTTTCCTGCTATAAATGTTTCATATGAGAGTTACAGACGAAAAGCAGCCAAAAATATCTCGTTCATCAAGCTTGGACACGAAGAATGCGATATGTTCATGGACATACCAAAGAAAACCTCCAAGAATCATGTAAGAAATGCGTTTTCTGGAAAAATCATATTAATCGTGCCAAAGAATCGCGCCAATTTTATAGGAAATAATCTGAAACTACCTTTGATTCTAAAACAAAATGCGTTTCTTGCGATCTACAAAAAGTCACCATGCTTCACAGAATGGATATgtttaaaaagattattttttttgcaaaggtTAATAGCGTTTAATGAAACCTTTGTCCCTCTGGGCAAGCTGTCGAAAAATAATAAGTCGTTTGCCGTTGTCTGGCATGAAGAAATTAGTAAACGTTCCAAAGAAGATATTATTAGTACCTTTCACgcctttttaaagtttaatagagacgccaataatataataatatggaTGAACAGTTGTGCCAGTCAGAATAAAAACTGGACATTGTTTACTTTCTTAGTTGAAATGATGAACTCTAACGAAATACAAGCCAACATAATAACTTTTAACTACTTTGAACCGGGACAGACTTTTATATCCGCTGATAGTTTTCATCACCAAATCGAACTATCTATGAAgaggaaacaaaaaatatatgatttcaGCGACTTTCTTGATGCAGTTGGTAGCAGTTGCAAGGGCAATGTGGATGTAAAAGCGATGAATTTTAATGACTTTTGTGTTTGGAAGGATGTGACATCACAAACtaagttaaaaaaagatttagaaAACCGACCATACCTTTCAGATATGGTTTAGGTTGTGGTTGAGCGCGGCCAGtacactttaaaatataaaaaaagttttaccgGAGAGTTTTATGTTTTGGATTTCCTAATGAATAAAGCTATGAGAAAAAAGAACTTCATAAGCCTACACCATCTTTACAACAACCCCGAGGATTCCCAAAAGAAAAACGAGATAACATTCTCAAGCAATTAGGTACTATGTTCCCAGATAATAGAAAACTGTTTTGGGAAAATTTGCCTGACAAGAAAAATGATGACGGTAGCGATGAGGAAGAAGAAACATAATTatgtgtttttaataattagctTTATTagttaaagtgttttttttttgtagaatgtGTCCATGATAAGAACGGTCTGCTTTCTGATCCAGAAGAAGCGATTTCTcagaaacgaaacgtcggatataattttttttgttaaatttgtaatCGGACGTTACGTCTCTGAGGAATCGCTTTATCCATATCAGAAAGCAGTTTATTCTTATCTCTAAACACACTGTATATCATTTTGTAATGTGCACATtcgtatattttaattataaaaatttatacaaaaatataaattatttattttctttttttggagACTGTAGTTACTTGTAAAATATCCTATTCGTAAATTAAAATGCAGATACGGCAATATTCCTGTTCCAATAAAATATTCGCTGCACAATAAAAACGCGGTATCTGACTTTTAAcctataataaagataaaaacgtgtttttttggaaGGTTATATTTCCAGTATAAGTCCAACTatcattatacattttttttatcaaaaaggtaAAAAGGCATATGGAGTTCAGAGGAAAAACTTTGATGGCCGATTTCTCGAATTCATGTTGGCTGCACATACCGCGTTTTAATTGAGGACGGCAGTATATTTCTTCTTTATACTTCGAAATCAAAATGAATTAAACTAAGAAGTAAGAATCAAGAAAAACAGTTTAGTATCAGGTTGGTATGGATCGACTTATACAAACAGCTGATAAGAATGTTGCGTATTGTGCACGAACAGCAGAACCGAACTTTTAATACCATTAAAAATCCGAAGACTACGAGAACTGATTCTGAATCAGTAACGAATCAATCCGATGTCATCCGCGAACGTTGAACTATTACTAAAAGTTCAGAATTGAGTTCCTGAACCGGTTCGGAATTGGACCAAGGAACAAAGCTAATAACAGAAACACGAGAGGGGTctctaaattcaaaaatttcaaaatcactTTATCAATGAAAACATATAACAGTCAAATTTCTGACAATACCATATTtcgctttataaaaaaatagcatattAATGCGAAAACCGTAAGGCTCTATCTCCTATAGCAAGTGAAATAATCTACAATAGTGACCAAATTTGGACACCCTTTAACAGCAACTAATTGTATTGGGTACTGAGGTTTTAGGTGTCAGTTTTACAATTTATTGTTGAGCTAATATGAATGAATCAATCAATTTCAGAGACATTTTGctctaaaacatttatttttctattcaagATCTTAACtttggaaaaatcgaaattatgATCCACCGAAAAATTATGTTGTGCGATATTGCAATAGTATTTGTGTTGATTCATTCTGCTTTTGATGTATTGTCTAGTTTGTCTTAAGCGCCCCTCACACGATCAGTATTTTCTACCAGTCATCAGTCTGCTCGAATCGCCTCTTGAAATGTGTTCAGTCACCAGTCTGCTGACTTGCTCGAATCCTCTGCTGCTTGAAGCAGTTCAAGCGTTCGCGTCATTTATCTGttagttattttacatttaacaaGTGCTAAACGTAATAAGCAAAAGAGACGCTGGATTAAGCAATGGATTAGTCAACGTGAAAAATATACTCatctgaatttattaaattttattaaagacacaGACCCCGaggattacaaaaattattccGAATGACAAGTGTAGTCTACAAGGAACTTTTGGACGTGGTTAAGCCTTATATTATGAAACAACCAACAAACATGAGGGATCCTATATCAGCAAATGAACGATGAGCAGTAACTTTGCGTTTTCTGGCAACTGGAAGATCATTaaggatttaaaatattctgctgTAATTTCTCCCACTACTATAAGTGAAATTATCATGGAGACTTGCAATTCAATACCTGAGACGCTTAAAGGATATAAacaacttttaaactttttttacatacCTTGGTTcgattcatttttcttttatctaGTATTTCCACGTCAGATAAAAATTGAAGAGCATAAAACGTCCACGCGCTTGGTTCATACACATCGTATGTTGCACTTCCAGTCCGTTTGGaatcctaaatttttttaactctcgCCTAAAATTGCTTCTTAGcgtattgatttgtttttttacatcGTCAGTGGTCGCATTCGGTTTGTACTGCACAAACATTTTAAGCAGAGCTTCATATCCTCTTCTTTTCTTATCTCTGTCACAATATTCAGATATACTTGAATTCCACAATTCGGG from Anthonomus grandis grandis chromosome 7, icAntGran1.3, whole genome shotgun sequence includes the following:
- the LOC126738363 gene encoding uncharacterized protein LOC126738363 isoform X2 yields the protein MLSMASGKNEDLSLQKDTIDANLATLEPIAINTVDQGSNSSDYVLQELQPISHYLSAENVNQDFLKIEASCSISNNKVSISLEIINIDDVIIEPFDNINSVQKDSSDIILATTESIRPTTPDAPLQMLGGDQASHKESVNSEDDTDEDDEIEELCLAQLAKKLKVSPQSQKDVDPEENMKKKEKSALT
- the LOC126738363 gene encoding uncharacterized protein LOC126738363 isoform X1 yields the protein MTLILMLIFHPEVFHYRREHAPNTRNLGSDVSIALMHRDFQKKFPAINVSYESYRRKAAKNISFIKLGHEECDMFMDIPKKTSKNHVRNAFSGKIILIVPKNRANFIGNNLKLPLILKQNAFLAIYKKSPCFTEWICLKRLFFLQRLIAFNETFVPLGKLSKNNKSFAVVWHEEISKRSKEDIISTFHAFLKFNRDANNIIIWMNSCASQNKNWTLFTFLVEMMNSNEIQANIITFNYFEPGQTFISADSFHHQIELSMKRKQKIYDFSDFLDAVGSSCKGNVDVKAMNFNDFCVWKDVTSQTKLKKDLENRPYLSDMV